From Microbacterium sp. YJN-G, a single genomic window includes:
- the pdxT gene encoding pyridoxal 5'-phosphate synthase glutaminase subunit PdxT, translating to MTRDRVGVLALQGDVREHVALLERLGADVVRVRRPEEFALVDGLVIPGGESTVIDKLSRLFGLQDPIRDAIRDGMPMLGTCAGLIMLADRIEDAIEGQQTFGGLDVVVRRNAFGRQVESFEASLDVPELGAEPVRATFIRGPVVERVGEDATTLASLADGRVVAVEQGNLIGISFHPELDGESRFHERFLAHVVARRGSAERTESPAA from the coding sequence ATGACGCGAGATCGCGTGGGCGTGCTCGCGCTGCAGGGCGATGTGCGCGAGCACGTCGCCCTGCTCGAGCGGCTCGGTGCCGACGTCGTGCGCGTGCGGCGTCCCGAGGAGTTCGCGTTGGTCGACGGACTGGTCATCCCCGGCGGCGAGTCGACCGTGATCGACAAGCTGTCCCGGCTGTTCGGACTGCAGGATCCGATCCGGGATGCGATCCGCGACGGGATGCCGATGCTCGGCACCTGCGCGGGGCTGATCATGCTCGCCGACCGCATCGAGGACGCGATCGAGGGGCAGCAGACGTTCGGCGGCTTGGATGTCGTCGTGCGCCGCAACGCCTTCGGCCGGCAGGTCGAATCGTTCGAGGCGTCGCTTGATGTGCCCGAACTCGGTGCCGAGCCGGTGCGTGCGACGTTCATCCGCGGGCCCGTGGTCGAGCGGGTCGGCGAGGATGCGACGACGCTGGCCTCGCTCGCGGACGGCCGGGTGGTCGCGGTCGAGCAGGGCAACCTGATCGGCATCAGCTTCCATCCCGAGCTCGACGGCGAATCGCGGTTCCACGAGCGCTTCCTCGCGCACGTCGTCGCCCGCAGAGGATCCGCAGAGCGCACCGAGTCTCCGGCTGCCTGA
- the pdxS gene encoding pyridoxal 5'-phosphate synthase lyase subunit PdxS: protein MAATENPTTGSQRVKRGLAEMLKGGVIMDVVTADQAKIAEDAGAVAVMALERVPADIRAQGGVSRMSDPDMIDSIISSVSIPVMAKARIGHFVEAQVLQELGVDYIDESEVLSPADYVNHIDKWPFTVPFVCGATHLGEALRRITEGAAMIRSKGEAGTGDVSEAMKHIRKIRGEIAALGALSKDELYVAAKELQAPYELVAEIAETGKLPVVLFVAGGVATPADAAMMMQLGADGVFVGSGIFKSGDPAARAKAIVKATTFYDDAKVIAEVSRGLGEAMVGINVTDLPAPHRLAERGW from the coding sequence ATGGCAGCCACCGAGAACCCCACCACCGGATCGCAGCGCGTCAAGCGCGGACTGGCGGAGATGCTGAAGGGCGGCGTCATCATGGACGTCGTCACCGCCGACCAGGCGAAGATCGCCGAGGATGCCGGCGCTGTCGCCGTCATGGCGCTCGAGCGCGTGCCGGCCGACATCCGTGCGCAGGGCGGCGTCTCGCGCATGAGCGACCCCGACATGATCGACAGCATCATCTCGTCGGTCTCGATCCCCGTCATGGCCAAGGCGCGCATCGGCCACTTCGTCGAGGCGCAGGTGCTGCAGGAGCTGGGCGTCGACTACATCGACGAGTCCGAGGTGCTCTCGCCCGCCGACTACGTGAACCACATCGACAAGTGGCCCTTCACGGTGCCGTTCGTGTGCGGTGCGACCCACCTGGGTGAGGCGCTGCGTCGCATCACCGAGGGCGCGGCGATGATCCGCTCGAAGGGTGAGGCCGGCACCGGCGACGTGTCCGAGGCGATGAAGCACATCCGCAAGATCCGCGGTGAGATCGCCGCCCTCGGCGCGCTGTCGAAGGACGAGCTGTACGTCGCGGCCAAGGAGCTGCAGGCGCCGTACGAGCTGGTCGCCGAGATCGCCGAGACCGGCAAGCTGCCCGTGGTGCTGTTCGTCGCCGGTGGCGTCGCAACCCCCGCGGACGCCGCGATGATGATGCAGCTCGGAGCCGATGGTGTGTTCGTCGGCTCGGGCATCTTCAAGTCCGGCGACCCGGCCGCGCGCGCGAAGGCGATCGTGAAGGCCACCACGTTCTACGACGACGCGAAGGTGATCGCCGAGGTCTCGCGCGGCCTCGGCGAGGCGATGGTCGGCATCAACGTCACCGACCTTCCTGCCCCTCACCGTCTGGCAGAGCGGGGCTGGTGA